DNA sequence from the bacterium genome:
CTACCGGTTCGGGCGGGCTCACCCCTGGCCGGGCGGGTTTCGCACCCGCTGGACGACGAATCGAAATTTCATGGAGTCATCGCATCTCCTCCAATCCCAATCGACCAGCAGAGCCTGGTCGCACTGTTCTTCCTATGCTCCGAGGATCATCCGCGTCTCGGGCAGGCCCGGCTCCTCGGTGCTCGGCAACTCCTGGATCACGAGCAAGGTGTCGGGATCGATCCAGCGCGCGTCCCGCGGAGAGTCGACCGCCAGGTCGAGACTCTCTTGAGAGGCTCCGCCTGGTGCCGTCCCCGGGTTGGTGCCGTCGAAACGACCCCTCCATGCCGGCCTATGCCGCGTCCTGCAACCTGGTCGGAGCCATCCCCGCGGTTTTCCAAGCCGCGGTGCTCGTGTTCGAGCGCAAGTCCCCGCGCGCAGGGGCGCGGAAGATCTGGCGGCCACGATCAGCTCACGACGAGCTCTCGGTTGCGAACGGACCACTCGCGGATCAGATCCTGATTGGCCGCCTGCCAGGGGTGGAAGTCCCGTCGATAGAAAGCGATGAGTTCGGGCAGGATTGCTCGCATGACGCCCCGGGGTCCCCAGATGAACGAGAGCCCCCGGATCACCTCCCGCACATCGCCCAGACGTCCGTCCATCGCCAGAAGGCGAAGCATGATGAACGTGATACCCATCGGAAACCCGAACATGATTCGCGCCCAGGTGATCACTCGGGTGAAGTAGCTCCCACCGATGTGGCGGTACACGTCGAAGCAGACGGCCTTGTGCTCGGTCTCCTCCACGGCGTGCCACTTCCAGAGCGCCGCGACCCTCTCGTCCATTCCCTCAGTGAAGCGCGGCTCGGTGAGGAGCTGGTGGGCGAGCACCGCCGTGTAGTGCTCAAGGCACACCGTGGTAGCAAGCTGCACCTTGTACGAGAGGCGCTTGCGAAAGAAGTTCAGCGCCCCTGCGAGCATGCGATCGAATCGCTTTACGTCGATCCCCTGGGCCTCGATCAGAGCGTTGTACTTCCGATGCTGAAACGTGTGGTGGGCTTCCTGCTGGAGGAAGA
Encoded proteins:
- a CDS encoding metal-dependent hydrolase, whose protein sequence is MRSNVSASASSLPEDVEITYRRMNFELEGGIPRYWHSGSPAITHFFTALSIVFPEGEKFFMDSVRNFADEIHDPDLRREVKVFLQQEAHHTFQHRKYNALIEAQGIDVKRFDRMLAGALNFFRKRLSYKVQLATTVCLEHYTAVLAHQLLTEPRFTEGMDERVAALWKWHAVEETEHKAVCFDVYRHIGGSYFTRVITWARIMFGFPMGITFIMLRLLAMDGRLGDVREVIRGLSFIWGPRGVMRAILPELIAFYRRDFHPWQAANQDLIREWSVRNRELVVS